A genome region from Panicum virgatum strain AP13 chromosome 4K, P.virgatum_v5, whole genome shotgun sequence includes the following:
- the LOC120703416 gene encoding UDP-glycosyltransferase 90A1-like: MASSLPSPVLRHVAMLPFMAKGHTIPLLHLARVLLLRGLASAVTFLATPRDAPFVRAGAPGAAVVELPFPSSTAGPQSTDELPSGSSFLDVVSAAAALEPVFADALAALDPRPDLLVHDGFLAWAADAADDLGVPRLVSLGMGAFPLCVAAAVMAQKPHARVSSPLEPFQVDGLPGLRLTKADLHPPFDDPEPAGPHWDFVCETGSAMGLSRGTIVNSFHELESLYIDKWNREMPLNKMWPVGPLCLASEPVRTLDSDIADWLDSRLAMNRPVLYVAFGSQADLSRAQLEEIATGLDRSDLDFIWVVRSRWFNGEEPFQGRFRGRGKVVQGFINQLGILGHQAIKGFFSHCGWNSVMESISMGVPILTYPIAAEQKLNAKFVVDVVEVGIRIWPSKRGDSGPASEQQLVSSDDVETLARELILGEGGKRAAAKASELADAARAAVETSGSSFETLELMLHEVCEIGRPEAKE; encoded by the coding sequence ATGGCCTCCTCCTTGCCGTCCCCGGTGCTCCGTCACGTGGCCATGCTCCCGTTCATGGCCAAGGGCCACACCATCCcactcctccacctggctcgtGTGCTCCTCCTCCGCGGGCTCGCGTCGGCCGTCACCTTCCTCGCCACCCCGCGCGACGCGCCCTTTGtccgcgccggcgcccccggGGCGGCCGTCGTCGAGCTGCCGTTCCCCTCCTCGACGGCTGGCCCGCAGAGCACGGACGAGCTCCCCTCCGGGTCCAGCTTCCTCGACgtcgtctccgccgccgccgcgctcgagcCGGTGTTCGCAGACGCGCTGGCGGCGCTGGACCCGCGGCCGGACCTGCTCGTTCACGACGGGTTCCTCGCGTGGGCCGCTGACGCCGCCGACGACCTCGGCGTGCCGCGGCTGGTCTCGCTCGGCATGGGCGCCTTCCCCTTATGTGTTGCAGCCGCCGTCATGGCGCAGAAGCCGCACGCGCGAGTGAGCTCGCCGTTGGAGCCGTTCCAGGTCGACGGCCTGCCGGGGCTCCGGCTCACCAAGGCCGACCTGCACCCGCCGTTCGACGACCCGGAGCCGGCAGGCCCTCACTGGGACTTCGTCTGCGAGACCGGCAGTGCCATGGGCTTGAGCCGAGGTACCATCGTCAACTCCTTCCATGAGCTCGAGTCATTGTACATCGACAAGTGGAACCGCGAGATGCCGCTCAACAAGATGTGGCCGGTTGGCCCACTCTGTCTTGCCAGTGAGCCGGTCCGAACCTTGGATTCCGATATTGCCGACTGGCTTGATTCAAGACTCGCCATGAACCGACCGGTTCTATATGTCGCATTCGGCTCGCAAGCCGACCTGAGCCGGGCACAGCTAGAGGAGATCGCAACCGGCCTGGACCGGTCGGATCTGGACTTCATTTGGGTAGTTCGGTCGAGGTGGTTCAATGGAGAGGAGCCGTTCCAAGGCAGGTTCCGTGGCAGGGGCAAAGTGGTCCAAGGCTTTATCAACCAGCTCGGCATTTTGGGCCATCAGGCTATTAAGGGCTTCTTCAGTcactgcgggtggaactcggTGATGGAAAGCATCAGCATGGGTGTGCCCATCCTAACCTATCCAATTGCCGCGGAGCAGAAGTTGAACGCAAAGTTCGTTGTCGACGTGGTTGAAGTCGGAATCAGGATCTGGCCATCCAAAAGAGGGGACAGTGGCCCCGCAAGTGAGCAGCAGCTTGTTTCAAGTGATGACGTGGAAACGTTGGCGAGAGAGTTGATActgggagagggagggaaacgTGCGGCTGCCAAAGCGAGTGAGCTCGCAGACGCAGCTAGAGCCGCAGTGGAGACGAGCGGGTCGTCGTTCGAAACCCTAGAGCTGATGCTCCATGAGGTGTGTGAGATTGGAAGGCCTGAGGCTAAAGAGTGA